The Verrucomicrobiia bacterium genome contains a region encoding:
- a CDS encoding 3-ketoacyl-ACP reductase, protein MNAVALVTGASRGIGRGVALELARLGCDLAINYVANATAAQQTRSDCLRIAKAEGKIIRAETCQADISTAADRLKLVEFVKTAFGRIDLLVNNAGVAPETRSDILDAGEDSFDRLMNVNVKGPYFLTQLVARWMIEQRRPGSPPAPCRPSIVTISSISAYAPSTNRGDYCIAKAALSMLTPLYAARLAEHGIHVYEIRPGLIATDMTAPVRERYDRLIAEGLTPIKRWGSPEDVGKAVAAIAQGLLPFSTGEVINVDGGFHLKRL, encoded by the coding sequence ATGAACGCGGTTGCCCTCGTCACAGGCGCTTCCCGTGGTATCGGACGCGGCGTCGCCCTCGAATTGGCCAGACTCGGCTGCGATTTGGCCATCAATTACGTTGCCAACGCCACCGCCGCCCAGCAAACACGGTCGGACTGCCTCCGCATTGCCAAGGCTGAGGGCAAAATCATCCGGGCCGAAACCTGCCAGGCCGATATTTCAACCGCAGCCGACCGCCTTAAACTGGTCGAGTTTGTCAAAACAGCCTTTGGCCGGATCGACCTTCTCGTTAACAACGCCGGTGTCGCGCCCGAAACCCGCAGCGACATCCTCGATGCCGGTGAAGACAGCTTCGATCGCTTGATGAATGTTAACGTCAAAGGCCCTTATTTCCTCACCCAACTCGTCGCGCGCTGGATGATCGAACAGCGCCGGCCCGGCAGCCCGCCTGCCCCATGCCGGCCCTCTATTGTCACCATCTCCTCTATCAGCGCCTACGCACCCTCGACCAATCGCGGCGACTACTGCATCGCCAAAGCCGCCCTCTCCATGCTCACACCCCTCTACGCCGCGCGCCTCGCCGAGCACGGCATCCATGTGTACGAAATCCGGCCCGGTCTCATTGCCACCGACATGACGGCGCCGGTCAGGGAAAGGTACGACCGCTTGATTGCCGAGGGTCTCACTCCCATTAAGCGGTGGGGTTCCCCCGAAGATGTTGGCAAAGCCGTCGCCGCTATCGCTCAAGGCCTCCTCCCCTTCAGCACCGGCGAGGTCATCAATGTCGATGGCGGCTTCCACCTCAAACGCCTCTAA
- a CDS encoding LTA synthase family protein, with protein MQQNLNDYSSNRPPAWRHSRYGFAAFWLLSMVVGWLALRLVLFFAFRPAGLSVSEDALAFLVGLERDFLTALLLTLPLLFWLAVRSETRLKSRFYRALFWATSFVFWFGGIFLLFVEYFFFEEFRSRFNTVAIDYVLFPREVFVNIWESYHVAVVLGVCEVLALVWLMVARKLFPRLWERPFSARGRLLHLGAGLAVAALLLPTVHINGVRVSNDRSLNEIANNDLLSLVDAAWTHNLDYSAFYKTMGRGEAYERARKLLAEKGAEFVEAGDSIRRRVAGASTRPRLNVVIFLEESLGSEFWGCLGRTNQSLTPEMDKLATQESLLFTNIYASGNRTVRGMEGVLSSFPPLPGDSIVKRNLSDNVETIARILKRDGYSTLFLYGGRGLFDDMRSFAVRNGYDRFIEEKHFEHPTFTTIWGVCDEDLYARSIEEFRALAQTGRPFFATILSVSNHKPYTYPKGRIPEDPEERRRENAVKYADFALGRFFREARHEAFWTNTIFVVVADHGARVYGEQSIPIFSYEIPLVITGPAVVKQPARIPELGCSLDVAPTVLGLIGRPYETLFFGHDLLKCGLGDGRAFLNHNRDIGMLSGERMVVLGLMKTVEFYSGDPKRVQMKPLTRPGDSDRELENNAIAIFQVADDLYMHQRYHLDTSAKVARAAQPN; from the coding sequence ATGCAGCAGAATTTAAACGATTATTCCTCGAACCGGCCTCCTGCCTGGAGGCACTCGCGCTACGGATTTGCGGCCTTTTGGCTGCTGTCCATGGTCGTGGGCTGGCTGGCCTTGCGGCTTGTCCTGTTCTTTGCCTTCCGTCCGGCAGGGCTGTCGGTATCGGAGGACGCCCTGGCTTTTCTGGTTGGACTGGAGCGCGATTTTCTGACGGCGCTGTTGCTCACGTTGCCGCTTTTGTTTTGGCTCGCTGTGAGGTCCGAGACGCGCCTAAAATCGAGATTTTATCGGGCGCTCTTCTGGGCAACTTCGTTTGTATTCTGGTTTGGCGGCATCTTCCTGTTGTTTGTTGAGTATTTCTTTTTTGAGGAATTCAGGTCGCGGTTCAACACGGTGGCGATCGATTACGTGTTGTTTCCGCGCGAGGTGTTCGTGAACATCTGGGAATCGTATCACGTGGCCGTGGTTTTAGGGGTTTGCGAGGTGTTGGCCCTGGTTTGGCTGATGGTTGCGCGCAAGCTCTTTCCGCGCCTGTGGGAACGCCCGTTTAGCGCCAGGGGCCGCTTGCTCCACTTGGGCGCCGGCCTGGCAGTGGCGGCCCTGCTTCTACCGACCGTTCACATCAATGGCGTTCGGGTGAGCAATGACAGGAGCCTGAATGAGATCGCCAATAACGATCTGCTGTCCCTCGTGGACGCCGCCTGGACGCATAATCTGGACTACTCGGCTTTTTACAAAACTATGGGCCGCGGCGAGGCCTACGAGCGCGCGCGCAAGTTGCTGGCTGAAAAAGGCGCGGAGTTCGTCGAGGCCGGCGATTCCATTCGGCGTCGTGTTGCCGGGGCCTCGACCCGCCCGCGATTGAATGTGGTTATTTTCCTCGAAGAGAGCCTCGGCTCGGAGTTTTGGGGGTGCCTGGGGCGGACCAATCAGAGCCTCACCCCGGAGATGGACAAGCTTGCCACCCAGGAGAGCCTTTTGTTTACCAACATTTATGCCTCCGGCAACCGCACCGTGCGTGGGATGGAGGGTGTTCTTTCATCGTTTCCGCCCTTGCCGGGGGATTCGATTGTCAAACGAAACCTCTCGGACAACGTCGAAACCATCGCGCGAATCCTGAAGCGGGACGGCTACTCGACACTGTTTCTTTACGGTGGGCGAGGTTTATTTGATGACATGCGCTCTTTCGCCGTGCGCAACGGCTACGACCGCTTTATCGAAGAGAAGCATTTCGAACATCCCACGTTCACCACCATTTGGGGTGTGTGCGATGAAGACCTCTACGCCCGCTCGATTGAGGAGTTCCGGGCCCTGGCCCAGACTGGCCGGCCATTTTTTGCAACGATTCTGTCGGTTTCGAATCATAAGCCTTACACGTATCCCAAAGGGCGAATCCCCGAAGACCCCGAAGAGCGCCGGCGCGAAAACGCTGTCAAATACGCCGACTTTGCCCTGGGCAGATTCTTTCGCGAGGCCAGGCATGAGGCGTTCTGGACCAACACCATTTTTGTCGTGGTGGCGGACCACGGGGCGCGAGTGTATGGGGAGCAGAGCATACCTATTTTCTCGTATGAAATTCCCCTGGTGATTACCGGCCCTGCGGTAGTCAAACAGCCGGCGCGCATTCCGGAGTTAGGCTGTTCGCTGGACGTGGCGCCCACGGTGCTGGGCCTCATCGGGCGGCCTTATGAGACGCTCTTTTTTGGGCATGACCTCCTCAAATGCGGGCTAGGCGATGGGCGCGCGTTTCTGAATCACAATCGGGACATTGGGATGCTGAGCGGTGAGAGAATGGTTGTGCTGGGTCTCATGAAGACCGTTGAATTCTACTCCGGCGATCCGAAGCGGGTGCAAATGAAACCGCTCACGCGGCCAGGGGATTCAGACCGGGAGCTGGAGAACAATGCCATAGCCATCTTTCAGGTGGCTGATGACCTTTACATGCATCAGCGCTATCACCTGGACACGAGCGCCAAGGTGGCCCGAGCGGCGCAGCCCAATTAG
- a CDS encoding DUF1328 domain-containing protein, with protein sequence MLGWALTFLVIAIIAAIFGFGGIAGTAAGIAQVLFYIFLAVFLISVIMGLARGRRP encoded by the coding sequence ATGTTAGGATGGGCATTAACATTCTTGGTAATCGCCATTATCGCGGCGATCTTTGGTTTCGGTGGCATCGCAGGAACAGCAGCCGGCATTGCGCAGGTGCTATTCTATATCTTCCTGGCCGTCTTTTTGATCTCCGTGATCATGGGCCTGGCCAGGGGACGGCGACCCTAG
- a CDS encoding N(4)-(beta-N-acetylglucosaminyl)-L-asparaginase, with product MNRRNFVTTAGIGALASPSLLALGQAPQVLVRKSARPLVMSSANGNISKDSAGQTCVTKAFEMITRGGDVLDAVVAGVNIVELDPEDTSVGYGGLPNADGVVQLDASVMHGPTKKAGAVACIEGVRTPSLVAKKVMEETDHLLLVGAGAQQFARNLGFKIEEDLNTDKSRKLWLDWKHRTDPEHYPDPKERAEAGHRAGLQMVAEGLIDPNHFYGTINCNGLNAKGELAGVTTTSGLAWKIPGRVGDSPIFGAGLYVDGDVGAAGSTGRGEANLYSLNSFWVVELMRAGTSPKDACMAALKRVVANTIEKRLLRSDGKPNFNISYYAMNRNGDYAGATLYSMGGKKPVQYAVCTENGPEFVTMDAMFEGEAE from the coding sequence ATGAACCGCCGTAATTTTGTAACAACGGCTGGCATTGGAGCGCTGGCCAGCCCCTCTTTACTGGCTCTAGGCCAGGCGCCGCAGGTGCTGGTCCGCAAGAGCGCGCGGCCTTTAGTGATGTCGTCCGCCAACGGGAATATTTCGAAAGATAGCGCCGGGCAGACCTGTGTGACCAAGGCTTTTGAAATGATAACGCGCGGCGGGGATGTGCTCGATGCGGTGGTGGCGGGGGTGAATATCGTGGAGTTGGACCCGGAAGACACCAGCGTCGGTTACGGCGGATTGCCCAATGCCGATGGGGTCGTGCAACTGGATGCGTCCGTCATGCATGGGCCAACAAAAAAGGCCGGCGCCGTTGCCTGCATCGAGGGGGTGCGGACTCCGTCGCTGGTAGCCAAGAAGGTGATGGAAGAGACGGACCACCTGCTGCTGGTGGGCGCCGGGGCGCAGCAGTTCGCGCGCAATCTCGGGTTCAAGATCGAAGAGGACTTGAACACGGACAAGTCCCGCAAGCTCTGGCTCGATTGGAAGCATCGAACCGACCCGGAACATTACCCGGACCCAAAGGAGCGGGCCGAGGCCGGGCACAGGGCGGGCCTGCAGATGGTGGCCGAGGGGTTGATCGACCCGAACCATTTCTACGGGACAATCAATTGCAACGGCCTGAACGCCAAAGGCGAGTTGGCTGGGGTCACGACGACCAGCGGGCTGGCCTGGAAAATCCCAGGGCGCGTCGGGGACTCGCCTATTTTTGGTGCGGGATTGTACGTCGATGGCGATGTGGGAGCGGCAGGGTCCACGGGGCGAGGCGAGGCCAATCTGTATTCGCTGAATTCATTTTGGGTAGTGGAGTTGATGCGCGCGGGGACCTCGCCGAAGGACGCGTGCATGGCCGCATTGAAACGGGTGGTGGCCAACACGATCGAGAAGCGGTTGCTGCGCAGTGACGGCAAGCCCAATTTCAACATTAGCTATTACGCCATGAACCGGAACGGCGATTATGCCGGGGCGACGCTCTACTCGATGGGGGGCAAAAAGCCGGTGCAGTATGCGGTCTGCACGGAGAACGGGCCGGAGTTTGTGACGATGGACGCCATGTTCGAGGGAGAAGCGGAGTAG